A genome region from Pseudomonas pergaminensis includes the following:
- a CDS encoding tryptophan--tRNA ligase: MTTRTRILTGITTTGTPHLGNYAGAIRPAILASQDANADSFYFLADYHALIKCDDPQRIQRSRMEIAATWLAGGLDVNRVTFYRQSDIPEIPELTWLLTCVAAKGLLNRAHAYKASVDKNVEAGEDPDAGISMGLYSYPVLMAADILMFNAHKVPVGRDQIQHVEMARDIGQRFNHLFGNGKEFFTMPEALIEESVATLPGLDGRKMSKSYDNTIPLFTSAKDMKDAISRIVTDSRAPGEAKDPDNSHLFTLYQAFASKAQEEEFRAELLQGLGWGEAKNRLFQLLDGQLGEARERYHQLMSRPSDMEDLLLIGAKKARAVAAPFLAELREAVGLRSFVNQAAAPVAAKKKAAKAARFVSFREDDGSFRFRLLAADGEQLLLSRNFADGKAAGAVTKQLQSGDALDLRTEALGFSVWLDGVAVADSAEFADEASRDAAIAALRVALTPLED, translated from the coding sequence ATGACGACTCGTACCCGTATCCTCACCGGCATCACCACCACCGGCACGCCGCACCTGGGCAACTACGCCGGTGCGATCCGCCCGGCGATCCTCGCAAGCCAGGACGCCAATGCCGATTCCTTCTACTTCCTGGCCGACTACCACGCCCTGATCAAGTGCGATGACCCGCAGCGCATCCAGCGCTCGCGCATGGAAATCGCCGCGACCTGGCTGGCCGGTGGCCTGGATGTGAACCGGGTGACCTTCTATCGCCAGTCGGACATCCCGGAAATCCCCGAGCTGACCTGGCTGCTGACCTGCGTTGCCGCCAAGGGCCTGCTCAACCGCGCCCATGCGTACAAGGCCTCGGTGGACAAGAACGTTGAGGCCGGCGAAGACCCGGATGCGGGCATCAGCATGGGCCTGTACAGCTACCCGGTGCTGATGGCGGCAGATATCCTGATGTTCAACGCGCACAAGGTGCCGGTCGGTCGCGACCAGATCCAGCACGTGGAAATGGCCCGCGACATCGGCCAACGCTTCAACCACCTGTTCGGCAACGGTAAAGAATTCTTCACCATGCCCGAGGCGTTGATCGAAGAAAGCGTCGCCACCTTGCCGGGCCTGGATGGCCGCAAGATGTCGAAGAGCTACGACAACACCATCCCGCTGTTCACCAGCGCCAAGGACATGAAGGACGCGATCTCGCGGATCGTCACCGACTCCCGCGCGCCGGGCGAAGCCAAGGACCCGGACAATTCGCACCTGTTCACCCTGTACCAGGCGTTTGCCAGCAAGGCCCAGGAAGAAGAGTTCCGCGCCGAGCTGCTGCAAGGGCTGGGTTGGGGCGAGGCGAAAAACCGTCTGTTCCAACTGCTCGATGGCCAACTGGGCGAAGCCCGTGAGCGCTACCATCAATTGATGTCGCGCCCATCGGACATGGAAGACTTGCTGCTGATCGGCGCCAAGAAGGCGCGTGCCGTGGCCGCTCCGTTCCTGGCTGAACTGCGTGAAGCGGTCGGCCTGCGTTCGTTCGTCAACCAGGCGGCAGCGCCGGTCGCGGCCAAGAAGAAAGCCGCGAAAGCCGCGCGCTTCGTGAGCTTCCGTGAAGACGACGGCAGTTTCCGCTTCCGCCTGCTGGCCGCCGATGGTGAGCAACTGCTGTTGTCGCGCAACTTTGCCGATGGCAAGGCGGCAGGCGCAGTGACCAAGCAACTGCAAAGCGGCGACGCGCTGGACCTGCGCACCGAGGCCCTGGGCTTCAGCGTATGGTTGGACGGCGTGGCGGTGGCGGACAGTGCGGAATTCGCCGACGAAGCGTCTCGCGATGCGGCCATCGCTGCTCTGCGCGTCGCGTTGACCCCCCTCGAGGATTAA
- the zapE gene encoding cell division protein ZapE yields MTPLERYQADLKRPEFFHDAAQENAVRHLQRLYDDLIAASQNKPGMFSKLFGKKDHTPVKGLYFWGGVGRGKTYLVDTFFEALPFKEKVRTHFHRFMKRVHEEMKTLPGEKNPLTIIAKRFSEEARVICFDEFFVSDITDAMILGTLMEELFKNGVTLVATSNIVPDGLYKDGLQRARFLPAIALIKQNTEIVNVDSGVDYRLRHLEQAELFHFPLNEAAHESLKKSFRALTPECTQAVENDKLMIENREIIALRTCDDVAWFEFRQLCDGPRSQNDYIELGKIFHAVILSGVEQMSVTTDDIARRFINMVDEFYDRNVKLIISAEVELKDLYTGGRLNFEFQRTLSRLLEMQSHEFLSRGHKP; encoded by the coding sequence ATGACGCCCCTAGAACGATATCAAGCTGATCTGAAACGCCCTGAATTCTTCCATGACGCGGCCCAGGAAAACGCGGTGCGTCATTTGCAGCGCCTGTACGACGACCTGATCGCGGCCTCGCAGAACAAGCCAGGGATGTTCAGCAAGCTGTTTGGCAAGAAAGACCACACGCCGGTCAAGGGCCTGTACTTCTGGGGCGGCGTAGGCCGGGGCAAGACCTATCTGGTCGACACCTTCTTCGAGGCGCTGCCGTTCAAGGAAAAGGTCCGGACGCACTTCCACCGCTTCATGAAGCGCGTGCATGAAGAGATGAAGACCCTGCCGGGCGAGAAAAACCCGCTGACCATCATCGCCAAGCGGTTCTCCGAAGAAGCCCGGGTGATCTGCTTCGATGAATTCTTCGTCTCCGACATCACCGACGCCATGATCCTTGGCACCTTGATGGAAGAGCTGTTCAAGAACGGTGTGACCCTGGTCGCCACCTCGAACATCGTGCCTGACGGCCTGTACAAGGACGGCCTGCAACGCGCGCGTTTCCTGCCGGCCATCGCGCTGATCAAGCAGAACACCGAGATCGTCAACGTCGACAGCGGCGTCGACTACCGCCTGCGTCACCTGGAGCAAGCGGAGCTGTTCCACTTCCCGCTGAACGAAGCCGCCCACGAAAGCCTGAAAAAGAGCTTCCGCGCCCTCACGCCGGAATGCACCCAGGCGGTGGAAAACGACAAGCTGATGATCGAGAACCGCGAAATCATCGCGCTGCGCACCTGTGATGACGTGGCCTGGTTCGAGTTCCGCCAGCTGTGCGACGGCCCGCGTAGCCAGAACGACTACATTGAACTGGGCAAGATCTTCCACGCGGTGATCCTGAGTGGCGTGGAGCAGATGAGCGTCACCACCGACGACATCGCGCGACGTTTCATCAACATGGTCGACGAGTTCTACGACCGTAACGTCAAGTTGATCATCTCGGCGGAAGTCGAGCTCAAGGACCTGTATACCGGCGGGCGCCTGAACTTCGAGTTCCAGCGCACGCTGAGCCGCTTGCTGGAAATGCAGTCCCACGAGTTCCTGTCGCGTGGGCACAAGCCGTAA
- a CDS encoding GlxA family transcriptional regulator yields the protein MQAKDFFHLASLRYGKQQGLGLTPAFETRLVSPDGQSVRSFSDVIMPVDGGLEDADIIVLPAFWDDFDALCTRYPQVLPWLRDQHARGAVLCGEATGVFWLAEAGLLDGKEATTYWRFFNAFSERFPKVQLNQDKHLTDADNLYCAGGTTSACDLYIYLIERFCGANIAQAVARDILYEVQRSYAPGRIGFGGQKLHQDVIILQIQHWLEEHFADKFRFEDVAREHGMSIRNFMRRFQTATGDKPLHYLQRLRIETAKGLLSGSRKSIKTISYEVGYDDASFFARLFRQHTELSPNQYRQQFQQAA from the coding sequence ATGCAAGCCAAGGATTTCTTCCATCTCGCCAGCCTGCGTTACGGCAAACAGCAAGGCCTGGGCCTGACCCCCGCGTTTGAAACGCGCCTGGTCAGCCCCGACGGTCAATCGGTGCGCAGCTTCAGTGATGTGATCATGCCGGTGGACGGCGGCCTGGAAGACGCCGACATCATCGTGCTGCCAGCCTTCTGGGATGACTTCGACGCCTTGTGCACACGCTACCCGCAGGTGTTGCCCTGGCTGCGCGATCAGCACGCACGCGGTGCGGTGTTGTGCGGCGAAGCCACCGGGGTGTTCTGGCTGGCTGAAGCCGGCCTGCTCGATGGCAAGGAGGCGACCACCTATTGGCGCTTCTTCAATGCGTTCAGCGAACGCTTCCCCAAGGTCCAACTCAACCAGGACAAGCACCTCACCGACGCCGACAACCTGTATTGCGCCGGCGGCACCACCTCGGCGTGCGACCTCTACATCTACCTGATCGAGCGTTTCTGCGGCGCCAACATCGCCCAGGCCGTGGCCCGCGACATTCTCTATGAAGTACAGCGCAGCTATGCACCGGGACGCATCGGGTTTGGCGGACAAAAGCTGCATCAGGACGTGATCATCCTGCAGATCCAGCACTGGCTCGAAGAACACTTCGCCGACAAATTCCGCTTCGAAGACGTGGCCCGGGAACACGGCATGAGCATCCGCAACTTCATGCGCCGCTTCCAGACTGCCACCGGCGACAAGCCTTTGCATTACCTGCAACGGCTGCGTATCGAAACGGCCAAAGGCCTGCTCTCGGGCAGCCGCAAGAGCATCAAGACCATCAGTTATGAGGTGGGTTACGACGATGCGAGTTTCTTTGCGCGGCTGTTCCGGCAGCACACGGAGTTGTCGCCGAACCAGTATCGCCAGCAGTTTCAGCAGGCTGCCTGA
- a CDS encoding acyl-CoA dehydrogenase family protein — protein MIPRTLFSPEHELFRESVRTFLEKDAAPFHGQWEKQGYIDRSLWSKAGEAGMLCSHLPEEYGGLGADFLYSAVVIEEISRLGLTGIGFSLHSDIVAPYILHYGSESLKHKYLPKLISGEMVTAIAMTEPGAGSDLQGVKTTAVLDGDEYVINGSKTFITNGYLAELVIVVAKTDPKAGAKGTSLFLVEADTPGFDKGKRLEKVGMKAQDTSELFFQDVRVPKENLLGQAGMGFAYLMQELPQERLTVAIGALSSAEAALQWTLEYTRERKAFGKAIADFQNTRFKLAEMATEIQIGRVFVDRCMALHLEGKLDVPTAAMAKYWATDLQCKVLDECVQLHGGYGFMWEYPIARAWADARVQRIYAGTNEIMKEIIARAL, from the coding sequence ATGATTCCCAGAACCTTGTTCAGCCCGGAACACGAACTCTTCCGCGAGAGCGTGCGCACCTTCCTCGAAAAGGACGCTGCGCCGTTCCATGGGCAATGGGAGAAGCAGGGCTACATCGACCGCAGTTTGTGGAGCAAGGCGGGGGAGGCGGGCATGCTGTGTTCGCACTTGCCGGAGGAATATGGCGGGCTGGGCGCGGACTTCCTGTACAGCGCGGTGGTGATCGAAGAGATCAGCCGGCTGGGCCTGACCGGCATCGGTTTTTCCCTGCACTCGGACATTGTTGCACCGTACATCCTGCATTACGGCAGTGAGTCGCTGAAGCACAAATACCTGCCCAAATTGATCTCCGGCGAGATGGTCACGGCCATTGCCATGACCGAGCCGGGGGCCGGTTCCGACCTGCAAGGCGTCAAGACCACTGCTGTGCTGGATGGCGATGAGTACGTGATCAACGGCTCCAAGACGTTCATCACCAATGGCTACCTGGCTGAGTTGGTGATCGTGGTCGCCAAGACCGATCCCAAGGCGGGCGCCAAGGGCACCAGCCTGTTCCTGGTGGAAGCCGACACGCCAGGCTTCGACAAGGGTAAGCGCCTGGAGAAGGTGGGCATGAAGGCCCAGGACACCTCGGAGCTGTTCTTCCAGGATGTGCGGGTGCCCAAGGAAAACCTGCTGGGCCAGGCGGGCATGGGCTTCGCGTACTTGATGCAGGAGTTGCCCCAGGAGCGCCTGACCGTGGCGATTGGCGCGTTGTCGTCAGCCGAGGCGGCGTTGCAATGGACCCTGGAATACACCCGCGAGCGCAAGGCGTTTGGCAAGGCGATCGCGGACTTTCAGAACACGCGCTTCAAGCTGGCGGAGATGGCCACCGAGATTCAGATCGGCCGAGTATTCGTCGACAGGTGCATGGCGTTGCACCTGGAGGGCAAGCTGGATGTGCCCACGGCGGCGATGGCCAAGTACTGGGCCACCGACCTGCAATGCAAGGTGCTCGATGAGTGCGTGCAACTGCACGGCGGCTACGGCTTTATGTGGGAGTACCCGATTGCCCGGGCGTGGGCGGATGCACGGGTGCAGCGCATTTATGCGGGGACCAATGAGATCATGAAGGAGATCATTGCGCGGGCGCTTTGA
- a CDS encoding NADP(H)-dependent aldo-keto reductase: protein MDYRQLGRTDLNVSAIALGTMTWGEQNSEAEAFAQIERAKAAGINFLDTAEMYPVPPKADTYATTERYIGNYFKSRGDRADWILASKIAGPGNTIDYIRDGHLRHNRKHIVDALDASLKRLQTDWIDLYQLHWPERSTNFFGQLSYKHKDEDDLTPLEETLEALDEQVKAGKIRHIGLSNETPWGTMKFLALAEARGWTRAVSIQNPYNLLNRSFEVGLAEVAIREQCGLLAYSPLAFGMLSGKYENGARPAKARLTEYSRFSRYFNPQSEAACSRYVALAREHGLDPAQMALAFVTQQPFVTSNIIGATSLEQLDSNIASADLKLSKEVLEGIEAIQKDHPNPAP from the coding sequence ATGGATTATCGACAGCTGGGCCGTACGGATCTGAACGTGAGCGCGATAGCCCTCGGCACCATGACGTGGGGCGAGCAGAACAGCGAGGCAGAGGCCTTCGCACAGATCGAGCGGGCCAAGGCCGCGGGGATCAACTTCCTCGACACAGCCGAAATGTACCCGGTGCCGCCCAAGGCCGACACCTACGCCACGACCGAGCGCTACATCGGTAATTACTTCAAAAGCCGTGGCGACCGCGCCGACTGGATCCTCGCCAGCAAGATCGCCGGCCCCGGCAACACCATCGACTACATCCGCGATGGCCACCTGCGCCATAACCGCAAGCACATCGTCGACGCACTGGATGCCAGCCTCAAGCGCCTGCAAACCGACTGGATCGATCTCTACCAGCTGCATTGGCCAGAACGCAGCACCAACTTCTTCGGCCAACTGAGCTACAAGCACAAGGACGAAGACGACCTCACCCCGCTGGAAGAAACCCTCGAGGCGCTGGACGAGCAAGTGAAGGCGGGCAAGATCCGCCACATCGGCCTGTCCAACGAGACCCCGTGGGGCACCATGAAATTCCTGGCCCTGGCCGAAGCCCGTGGCTGGACCCGTGCGGTGTCGATCCAGAACCCCTACAACCTGCTCAACCGCAGCTTTGAAGTGGGCCTGGCGGAAGTCGCGATTCGCGAACAATGCGGCTTGCTGGCCTACTCGCCACTGGCGTTCGGCATGCTCAGCGGCAAGTACGAAAACGGCGCGCGCCCGGCAAAGGCACGCCTGACGGAATACAGCCGCTTCAGCCGCTACTTCAACCCGCAGTCGGAGGCGGCGTGCAGCCGGTATGTGGCACTGGCACGCGAACACGGCCTGGACCCGGCGCAGATGGCGCTGGCGTTCGTGACCCAGCAGCCATTCGTGACCAGCAATATCATTGGCGCCACCAGCCTGGAGCAGCTGGACAGCAACATTGCCAGTGCTGACCTGAAACTGTCGAAAGAGGTATTGGAAGGGATTGAAGCGATTCAGAAGGATCACCCAAACCCAGCACCTTGA
- the rplM gene encoding 50S ribosomal protein L13: MTTFTAKPETVQRDWFVVDAAGQTLGRLATEVASRLRGKHKPEYTPHVDTGDYIVIINAEQVRVTGNKASDKMYYRHSGFPGGIKSSNFEGLIAKKPEAPIEIAVKGMLPKGPLGRDMFRKLKVYAGAVHPHAAQQPQELKF, encoded by the coding sequence ATGACAACTTTTACTGCAAAACCGGAAACAGTTCAGCGCGACTGGTTTGTCGTCGACGCCGCTGGTCAGACCCTGGGTCGTCTGGCCACTGAAGTCGCCAGCCGTCTGCGTGGCAAGCACAAGCCTGAGTACACCCCTCACGTTGACACTGGTGACTACATCGTGATCATCAACGCTGAGCAGGTTCGTGTAACCGGCAACAAAGCAAGCGACAAAATGTACTACCGTCACTCCGGTTTCCCAGGCGGTATCAAGTCTTCCAACTTCGAAGGCCTGATTGCCAAGAAGCCTGAAGCCCCGATCGAAATCGCGGTCAAAGGCATGCTGCCTAAGGGCCCACTGGGTCGCGATATGTTTCGCAAGCTGAAAGTCTATGCGGGCGCTGTACACCCTCATGCTGCTCAGCAGCCCCAAGAACTGAAGTTTTAA
- the rpsI gene encoding 30S ribosomal protein S9, with translation MSATQNYGTGRRKTATARVFLRPGTGNISINNRSLDNFFGRETARMVVRQPLELTETVEKFDIYVTVIGGGVSGQAGAIRHGITRALMQYDETLRGALRKAGFVTRDAREVERKKVGLRKARKRPQYSKR, from the coding sequence ATGTCGGCGACTCAAAATTACGGCACTGGCCGTCGCAAAACCGCAACCGCACGCGTTTTCCTGCGTCCGGGCACTGGTAACATCTCGATCAACAACCGCTCCCTGGACAACTTCTTCGGCCGCGAAACTGCCCGCATGGTAGTTCGTCAGCCGCTGGAACTGACCGAGACCGTTGAAAAGTTCGACATCTACGTCACCGTTATCGGTGGCGGTGTAAGTGGTCAAGCTGGCGCAATCCGCCACGGTATCACTCGCGCTCTGATGCAGTACGACGAAACCCTGCGTGGCGCTCTGCGCAAAGCTGGCTTCGTAACTCGCGATGCCCGTGAAGTTGAACGTAAGAAAGTCGGTCTGCGTAAAGCGCGTAAGCGTCCGCAGTACTCGAAGCGTTAA
- the petA gene encoding ubiquinol-cytochrome c reductase iron-sulfur subunit, whose translation MSNDGVNAGRRRFLVAATSVVGAAGAVGAAVPFVGSWFPSAKAKAAGAPVKVNISKIEPGQQMIAEWRGQPVFIVRRTEEILGNLKKIEGQLSDPKSENSDQPAYAKNEVRSIKPEILLLVGLCTHLGCSPTFRPEVAPVDLGKDWVGGYFCPCHGSHYDLAGRVYKSQPAPLNLPVPPHTYETDDLIVIGLDKENA comes from the coding sequence ATGAGCAATGACGGCGTGAATGCAGGCCGGCGTCGCTTCTTGGTAGCAGCCACATCCGTGGTGGGTGCTGCAGGAGCGGTGGGGGCTGCGGTCCCGTTCGTGGGGTCATGGTTTCCCAGTGCCAAGGCGAAAGCCGCAGGTGCACCGGTGAAGGTGAATATCAGCAAGATCGAGCCAGGACAGCAGATGATTGCTGAGTGGCGCGGCCAGCCGGTCTTCATTGTTCGTCGTACCGAGGAAATCCTGGGGAATCTGAAAAAGATCGAAGGCCAGTTGTCTGACCCAAAATCCGAGAATTCCGACCAACCCGCCTACGCCAAGAACGAAGTGCGTTCGATCAAGCCAGAGATCCTGCTGCTGGTCGGTCTCTGTACCCACCTGGGTTGCTCGCCTACCTTCCGCCCGGAAGTGGCCCCAGTCGACCTGGGCAAGGATTGGGTTGGCGGTTACTTCTGCCCCTGCCACGGCTCCCACTACGACCTTGCTGGCCGTGTCTACAAGTCCCAGCCCGCGCCACTGAACCTGCCTGTGCCTCCGCATACCTACGAAACTGACGACCTCATTGTCATTGGCCTCGATAAGGAGAACGCGTGA
- a CDS encoding cytochrome b, whose amino-acid sequence MSKFMDWVDARFPATKMWEDHLSKYYAPKNFNFFYFFGSLALLVLVNQIVTGVWLTMSYTPSAEEAFASVEYIMRDVEYGSILRLLHSTGASAFFIVVYLHMFRGLLYGSYQKPRELVWVFGMLIYLALMAEAFMGYLLPWGQMSYWGAQVIISLFGAIPVIGNDLTQWIRGDYLISGITLNRFFALHVVALPIVILGLVVLHILALHEVGSNNPDGVDIKKHKDENGIPLDGIPFHPYYTVKDIVGVVVFLFVFCSIVFFFPEMGGYFLEKPNFEQANAFKTPEHIAPVWYFTPFYAILRAIPDKLMGVIAMGAAIAVLFVLPWLDRSPVKSMRYKGWLSKIWLWVFCIAFVILGVLGVLAPTPERTLLSQVCTFLYFAYFILMPFYTRLEKTKPVPERVTG is encoded by the coding sequence ATGAGCAAGTTCATGGATTGGGTGGATGCGCGCTTCCCCGCCACTAAAATGTGGGAAGACCATCTCAGCAAATATTACGCGCCAAAAAACTTCAACTTCTTCTACTTCTTCGGCTCCCTGGCATTGCTGGTGCTGGTCAACCAGATTGTCACTGGCGTCTGGCTGACGATGAGCTACACCCCGTCGGCGGAAGAGGCATTTGCCTCCGTCGAGTACATCATGCGTGACGTCGAGTACGGCTCGATCCTGCGCCTGCTGCACTCTACCGGCGCGTCGGCGTTCTTCATCGTCGTCTACCTGCACATGTTCCGCGGCCTGCTCTACGGCTCGTACCAGAAGCCCCGCGAGTTGGTGTGGGTGTTCGGCATGCTGATCTACCTGGCGCTGATGGCCGAAGCCTTCATGGGGTACCTGCTGCCGTGGGGCCAGATGTCGTACTGGGGCGCCCAGGTGATCATCTCGTTGTTCGGTGCGATCCCGGTGATCGGCAACGACCTGACCCAGTGGATCCGTGGTGACTACCTGATCTCGGGCATCACCCTGAACCGCTTCTTCGCCCTGCACGTGGTGGCCTTGCCGATCGTGATCCTGGGCCTGGTGGTATTGCACATCCTGGCGCTGCACGAAGTGGGTTCCAACAACCCGGATGGCGTGGACATCAAGAAGCACAAGGACGAAAACGGCATCCCGCTGGACGGCATTCCGTTCCACCCTTACTACACCGTGAAAGACATTGTCGGCGTGGTGGTGTTCCTGTTCGTGTTCTGCTCGATCGTGTTCTTTTTCCCGGAGATGGGCGGGTATTTCCTGGAGAAGCCTAACTTCGAACAGGCCAACGCGTTCAAGACACCTGAGCACATTGCCCCGGTCTGGTACTTCACGCCGTTCTACGCGATCTTGCGGGCGATCCCCGACAAGCTCATGGGCGTAATCGCCATGGGCGCGGCCATCGCGGTGCTGTTCGTGTTGCCTTGGCTCGACCGCAGTCCGGTCAAGTCCATGCGCTACAAGGGCTGGCTGAGCAAGATCTGGCTGTGGGTGTTCTGCATTGCGTTCGTGATCCTGGGTGTACTGGGCGTACTGGCGCCGACCCCTGAGCGTACGTTGCTGTCGCAGGTCTGCACCTTCCTGTACTTCGCCTACTTCATTCTGATGCCGTTCTACACCCGGCTCGAGAAGACCAAACCGGTTCCGGAAAGGGTGACTGGCTGA